The following are encoded in a window of Plectropomus leopardus isolate mb chromosome 23, YSFRI_Pleo_2.0, whole genome shotgun sequence genomic DNA:
- the dthd1 gene encoding death domain-containing protein 1 — translation MSDRRIEESDGTSGGQHSVFLWIFYSVAPLLSLPATPPAVPLHSMDADLKRSEQRLLNVLADTIRGLEAVRSSRNHHTGTVGGRCTEEEPGRGGGGGEEMLSPAGDEEDGAERGRRADEEREEREWKQRVVGVLRELSVCHADRVTAWRAVLTECANMLFKCPPGGTDQQHQTKTDTECKVKLCSDSFSETFRSVAEDVENIIDKLNALRAKLDKEICNLCAEEASTEETALQEIQRDPKTAEQPEDDNTKSDPERKRDAEDGDDIVHIMPSEDNEQTADSRISSSDCNHVEDTRIELAVKIQGIENEECVSSESQTDFLEDTEKCTKGVNDKGKEETNKEWIIVRPTGQQEDSQSDAPCFIRAPAGVAEILRCEAADTLSCLMVSGSEELVSRVIRVKVQDGANVRFPVTVAVPFCARYRGNYRDVAVKIVDGERRASYVTPVTTEGTYGGQRGSFAEVRVYSVGLFAVVSCLKKENYTVPTKGLSLKLHMDPRICLSYLPGCFTAPVMAQTMVQPVDAVLLAAVKSRGDSYHSVVSTSPLLYLTHPSSQPLRRPLTLTLPCPPNPEKKRRAKEQGEEDDNRTRPESASPPWEQHASHRRRFLGVSVKSKEMSNELLIVLGSRDKQWSVLEKVTVRNQQNGLVSFELTENFDRLLVVRLLSPLQPCRLSCLAEELEEAVCCHAVTVALQRRRDAPHAVLVAALPSRDLSWELSKLRAQGFSGLSETSSEISMCEGDQLLLHFSGNITSTGSKNDQNEIPHERLTFHSQQKNQLLVRLTEVDPFGNYSSPHYKGTAMFYKVTRGQLAWRGDRALLTDTKLLGEPVCKLSLTLPKKVRTINRPMTARVKLCEGTDSLSDSLLLWLSGELSEEEVALLVLSLRLRRSAAQLVKLRAGDSLSTQAFQVLSMWRRGLPAAPHTPKASQLAHCLVKSGRPDLARELLLRQAATTTQGSLK, via the exons ATGAGTGACAGAAGAATAGAAGAGAGTGATGGGACGTCTGGAGGACAGCACTCTGTCTTCCTGTGGATCTTTTACTCTGTGGCTCCTCTTTTGTCCCTCCCTGCCACGCCTCCAGCGGTCCCCTTG cacagCATGGATGCAGATCTGAAGAGGAGCGAGCAGAGACTCCTCAACGTGCTGGCTGACACTATTCGGGGACTGGAAGCTGTCAGAAGCAGCAGAAATCATCACACTGGAACAGTGGGTGGGAGATGCACCGAAGAAGAACCAGGtagaggcggaggaggaggagaggagatgctCAGTCCTGCAGGAGACGAGGAGGACggtgcagagagagggagacgtGCTGATGAAGAGCgggaggagagagagtggaAGCAGAGAGTTGTGGGGGTGCTGAGGGAGCTGAGTGTTTGTCATGCAGACAGAGTGACAGCATGGAGAGCAGTTCTCACAGAGTGTGCTAACATGTTATTCAAGTGTCCACCAGGGGGCACTGATCAGCAACATCAGACcaaaacag ataCAGAATGTAAAGTCAAACTTTGTTCAGACTCCTTCAGTGAAACTTTTAGGAGTGTTGCGGAGGACGTAGAGAACATTATAGACAAACTGAATGCACTAAGAGCTAAGCTGGACAAAGAAATCTGCAATTTATGCGCAGAGGAGGCCTCAACTGAGGAGACAGCACTTCAAGAGATCCAAAGAgatccaaaaacagcagaacaacCTGAGGATGACAACACCAAATCTGACCCTGAGCGTAAACGGGACGCTGAAGATGGAGACGATATAGTTCATATAATGCCATCAGAAGACAACGAACAAACAGCAGACTCCAGAATTAGCAGTTCTGACTGCAACCATGTAGAAGACACAAGGATAGAATTAGCTGTCAAAATTCAAGGGATTGAAAATGAGGAGTGTGTTTCATCAGAAAGTCAGACAGATTTCCTGGAGGACacagaaaagtgcacaaaaGGGGTAAATGACAAAGGCAAAGAGGAGACAAATAAAGAGTGGATCATAGTGAG GCCCACTGGTCAACAGGAGGACAGCCAATCAGATGCACCGTGTTTTATCCGAGCACCTGCAGGTGTGGCTGAAATCCTGAGATGTGAGGCGGCCGACACTCTGAGCTGCCTGATGGTGAGCGGCTCGGAGGAGCTGGTCAGCAGAGTGAtcagggtcaaagttcaggacGGAGCAAACGTCCGCTTCCCTGTGACCGTGGCTGTGCCTTTCTGCGCACGTTACCGCGGCAACTACAGGGATGTGGCTGTGAAGATAGTTGACGGGGAGAGGAGGGCGAGCTACGTCACACCTGTGACAACAGAGGGCACGTACGGAGGGCAGAGg GGCTCATTTGCAGAGGTGAGGGTGTACTCTGTGGGCCTGTTTGCAGTCGTTTCctgtcttaaaaaagaaaattacacagTTCCCACAAAGGGTTTGTCACTCAAGCTCCACATGGACCCCCGAATCTGTCTGAGCTACCTCCCAGGATGCTTCACTGCTCCAGTGATGGCACAAACCATG GTCCAGCCGGTGGATGCCGTCCTCCTGGCTGCCGTCAAGTCTAGAGGTGATTCCTATCACTCGGTGGTGTCTACAAGTCCTCTGCTCTACCTCACCCACCCGTCCTCTCAGCCCCTGAGACGACCCCTCACTCTCACCCTTCCCTGTCCCCCAAACCccgaaaaaaagaggagagcgAAGGAGCAAGGGGAGGAGGACGACAACCGAACTCGACCTGAAAGTGCTTCTCCACCATGGGAGCAACATGCCTCACACAGAAGGAG ATTTCTAGGCGTCTCTGTGAAGTCTAAGGAGATGTCCAACGAGCTGCTGATCGTTCTGGGCTCAAGAGACAAACAGTGGAGCGTCCTGGAGAAAGTCACAGTCAGGAACCAGCAAAACGGACTGGTGTCCTTTGAGCTGACGGAGAACTTTGACAG acTCCTGGTGGTTCGTCTCCTCTCTCCGCTGCAGCCCTGTCGTCTCTCCTGCCTggcagaggagctggaggaggcggTCTGCTGCCACGCCGTCACCGTCGCCCTCCAGAGGAGACGAGACGCGCCTCACGCCGTCCTGGTGGCTGCCCTGCCCAGCAGAGACCTCAGCTGGGAGCTGTCCAAACTGAGAGCGCAGGGCTTCAGCGGCCTGTCGGAGACCTCATCGGAGATCTCCATGTGTGAAGGAGATCAGCTGCTCCTCCACTTTAGTGGCAACATCACCTCCACAG GATCCAAAAACGACCAAAATGAAATCCCACACGAACGACTCACTTTCCACAGTCAGCAGAAAAATCAGCTCCTGGTGCGTCTCACTGAAGTGGACCCGTTTGGGAACTACAGCTCGCCGCACTACAAGGGCACGGCCATGTTTTATAAGGTCACCAGAGGTCAGCTGGCGTGGCGAGGTGACAGAGCGTTGCTGACGGACACAAAGCTCCTCGGAGAGCCCGTCTGTAAGCTGTCTCTGACGTTACCCAAG AAAGTGAGAACCATAAATCGGCCCATGACGGCTCGAGTAAAGCTGTGCGAAGGAACAG ATTCTCTGTCAgactctcttcttctgtggcTGTCTGGCGAGCTCTCAGAGGAGGAAGTGGCTCTCCTGGTTCTCTCCCTGCGTCTCCGTCGAAGCGCCGCTCAGCTGGTGAAGCTGCGGGCCGGGGACAGCCTGTCCACCCAGGCCTTCCAGGTGCTGTCCATGTGGAGGAGGGGACTGCCCGCTGCCCCGCACACGCCCAAAGCCTCTCAGCTGGCTCACTGCTTAGTGAAGAGCGGCAGGCCGGACCTGGCCCgggagctgctgctgcggcaGGCTGCGACCACCACACAGggatcactaaaataa